CATAAATGTACATTAGAGAGAAACCGTGAACGTTGCAAATCTACACTTAGTAGGTGCCGGGGACGGGTTTTGAACCCGCGACCTCCAGATTATGAGTCACACCCTAACCCTGTGGAGGCTGGCGCTCTAACCAGGCTGAGCTACCCCGGCCAGGGGGTTCTAGCTCACTCACTCTTTTTAAGAATTACTTTCCCCGTTGGAAGCGTACCTACATACTCCCATCCTTGAGCTATGAGTTGTTCTGCTTCTTCGGCTGTGACTACTCTTTGCTTGGGTTGGGTTTACAGATGCTTAGAAGCCTAAGCATCTCTTGTACCTTCCCAATCTCTTCAGGTGTCAGTCTTTCGATTTTCGCTTTGATCTCCTCCTTCTGCTTCTCCAACGGGTCTTCGTTAACTGCTTCTAGGTCGAGAAATTCCTCGCTTCTCTCGAATGAACTTCTCATCTCATCTATTAGGGCTTCGGGTAGCACGCCTTTGTTTGTTGTGTATTTCGCTTCGATCGAACCCTTATGCCCCATAAAGAACACTCTGAAATCGTGAGCGATCCTCCCCCTTGCCTCTGCGATTAGCAATTGTGTATCGAAGTAGGCTCTGAAGACGTATGGGCGGAATCTAAACCTTGGGCGTAAAACTTCCCTTATTCTTCGACAGATCTGCTTCGTTGTTAGGAAGGTCTTTCCCTTATTTCCCAACCTTCCATAATGGTAACGGTGGTCTGGGGCTACGATAGGTGTGTAGGGTGTTAGGACTTCGCCTGAGTGGAGCCTGTCGTTAAGGTAGGCAAGTAGTTTTTTCGCTCCTTGTGTTGTGATGAAGGTGAAGTATTGGTGCCTCGCCTTCGATAGGCTTTTTCTTACGATTATCATCGGCGGGCATCGAAGGAACCTTGCGGTTCCCTGTTGGATTACCAAATCGGGTAAGTCTCTGATAGTTAGACCATCTGTAGCATCGTAATTTCCAAGGGTTTCTGGCCTTAAACCCGCCTTAGCCATCAGGCTTATGATCGCTCCTTCTCTTAGAGGTGCTCGGCTGAGGATCTCGAACATTTCTTCACCTGTGGGGACTCTTTCGCTTGCAAGCGTTGTTGCCACATCTGCGTTGGCAACTTTAATCCTTCTATGGAGTTCGATGTCGAAGTAGCTTAACCACGATTTCACCGCTGTGTAAACGGATCGTATGTACGATGGAGCTCTACCGGCTTCTTCCATTGCAGCTATGTGGTCTTGTATCAAGTCGGATACGATCAATCTGTCCTTTCTAGCCAATTCGACGAGGCTTATTGGGGTTATATCGTGGTCTCGACAGAAGTTTACGAGTTTGTATAACCTTTGTGTCGCTGTTAATTTACTGCCCCTGCTTAAATTGTCGAACCAGCGCTTGGTATCTGGGTTGCTGAGATATTTTGTTATTAGTGGCTCAGGACGGCGTTTCTGTGTGGTTATCGTTGTCTCCCGCACTTTACCACCTCTGTGGCTTTATCAACTGAGAGGCCCCTTTTTCGCCCCTCTCAGTCTCACCGTAGCTACCATAGATACAGCAGTATTTAAATGCATCTGTTGCTGATACACTATTGGGTGTGAGATGAGGAATAGAATCTTTACAGATTTTGAGAAGGGCGTCATAAAGGCGTGGCTTGAGCGTAATGAAAAGGATGTCAACACACGCATCCTCTTGAGTAGAATAAGAAGAGCCAAAGAGCTGAGAGAAGATATCGAACTTTACAAGAAGATTATGGAGAAGTTGACGCAATCTTCTTCACGCTGAGTTTGTCCCGCTCCTTTGTTCACTTAACCATCTGATACCATCCTTGAACCCCTCTAGATACGTCTCCTGTAGGATTCTTGTTTCCTGGAGCTTTTTGAGTAGGGCTATTGTTGGTGGCGGTGATTCGATTCCCTCATCTAACCTATTTGAGCTTCTTGAGATCTTAAGGGATAGTGTGATCGCATCCATCAGCCTTTCAACTGTTGCTCCGCTTAACCTACCGTTAAAGCACTCAGCTAGGAGCTTGTTGAGATAGTTTAACGCTCTCTCCTCTTGCTCCCTGTGCTTCTTGTATGCTTCTCCTAGGGTTGCTCTGTGGCACTCTGGGCATAGGAGTTCTAGGTTATCTAAGGTGTTGTTGAGTGGGTTCCCATCCTTGTGGTGTCTGTGGAAGCCGTGCTCCAACGTGTTGCCGCATCTAGCGCAAACACCGTCTTGAGCAAAGTATGCTAACTCAACCCTCCACTGCGGGAAGCCTCTTCGCTCACTCAAGCCACTTCACCTTCCTGCGCCAAGTTTAGTGACTAAACTTCGATTGCGCGCCTGATCTTCGCGTTCACGCTTGGAGTCAGGTTTACTCACTAAACTTTCTCCACCGGACTTTGAAGGCTTATTCTTGCTGCCGGGTTTAGCGGCTGAACCCTCTTTCCTTCCAACCAGTTCTCCCGCTAGTGCGTGCAGCTTCTTCGAGAGCTCTCTTAACCCTTTGTCGCCCATGAACATATACACTTCTCTCGCCGCTTTAACCCACCTTTGAAGGTGTTGAGCGTGCTCCAAGCATATTGAAGGCCTATGGTAGTCGTCTGAGCCGCCTTCCCTCTTACAGATTATGCAGCGAACCCTATACTCCTGGCCATGTTTAGTAACTAAACTTTGACCGCTTCTCCCCTTCACCCTGCTGTATGCTTCCTCCAGGTTTATGCTGCCGTTTTTCAGCTCCTCGTAGGTATATGGATCTTTGTATATGCTGTATAGTCGGCTTACGTAGCCTTTGCTGTAGCCGAGCTCCTTCGCTACGGCGTCCAACCTCATGCCTAATGCGTCGTGCATTACTCCAACAGCCCTCACTAGCTCATAATCCTTCAATCTTCGAGCCCTATAATTAGTTAAGACTTGGATCACCACGGCTTCTTGATCCGATGCTTCTCTGATTACGCAGGGTGCGCTGCCCCAACCCAGCTTCTTTAAAGCGTGGTATCTGTGCACACCATTAATTATCTCATATAGGCCTTGCGGTATAGGCTTTACGAGTAAAGGTTCTAAAAGACCCCTCTTCCCTATATCATCAGCCAAGAACTCTATGTGTTCTTCATCTACACCTTCACGAACATAGTTTGAGGGCAATTTGATTTTGTCCAAAGGTATATCTTCAACCACTTTAATCACCAAAAAAGGTTGGGGGGTGCTATCCGCACCCCTTTGCGACATGTTCGCGGAGTTCTTCTCTTGCTTCTTGCTCGTTGGCACCAGAGATCTTCGCACCACACAGCTGACAGGTTAGCTCTGGTTGCGCTGGGGGCTTTAGGAGAGTTTGAGTAGGGTGGAAGTAAATGACGTCTTTAAGCTCCCCTCGCACATTCTGCTTAACCTTTGTGACCCTAGCTTCCCGACCTACCCAGTTCTTCGTGTCCTCACCGTAGGCTTTGGCAAGCTCCTTCCTTGACGTGCGGTTCAGTGTAGCGATCTTAACACGACCATCAGGCAGCTTCACAGATATCTGGAACACGGGCCGACCGAAGGGTGTTTCCTCGGCTTTTTTATACACACCTTCATCTAAGAAGGTGACCACGTCATCCTTCACATCTTCTGGTGTGAGATATTCTTCGAGGTCCTGAAGTTTGACCATTCCCTTTCACCTCTTGGCTCGAAGGGCTTCTAACCCCTCTCTCACAAGGTAGTTCACGGTTTCGCTGAAGTCCCTGTGCTTCATGGATCTGTTCAGCTTCACGAGTTCGATGTAGAGCTCGTCATCGAATGTCACATGTTTTGTCGCCATTTTGCCATCATCAGATAGGTAACCACATCATATCATTAGCAATTAGTAGCAAAAACAGGGGTGCGGCTGCAACCAATCATTAAATATAAGGTAATTGTGCATATCGGGTGTGGCAGAAAAGCTGGTTCACCGTCTTCTTTATTGTTGTTAGGTTGGTTATTCCGATGTTGTAGCTGATGGCTCTTAGGTGGAGTTCGTT
The window above is part of the Nitrososphaerota archaeon genome. Proteins encoded here:
- a CDS encoding transposase, with translation FDKHYHKRSRVESVISVLKRVFGNNLTSRRRRSQRNELHLRAISYNIGITNLTTIKKTVNQLFCHTRYAQLPYI
- a CDS encoding ParB N-terminal domain-containing protein — protein: MVEDIPLDKIKLPSNYVREGVDEEHIEFLADDIGKRGLLEPLLVKPIPQGLYEIINGVHRYHALKKLGWGSAPCVIREASDQEAVVIQVLTNYRARRLKDYELVRAVGVMHDALGMRLDAVAKELGYSKGYVSRLYSIYKDPYTYEELKNGSINLEEAYSRVKGRSGQSLVTKHGQEYRVRCIICKREGGSDDYHRPSICLEHAQHLQRWVKAAREVYMFMGDKGLRELSKKLHALAGELVGRKEGSAAKPGSKNKPSKSGGESLVSKPDSKREREDQARNRSLVTKLGAGR
- a CDS encoding HNH endonuclease, which codes for MSERRGFPQWRVELAYFAQDGVCARCGNTLEHGFHRHHKDGNPLNNTLDNLELLCPECHRATLGEAYKKHREQEERALNYLNKLLAECFNGRLSGATVERLMDAITLSLKISRSSNRLDEGIESPPPTIALLKKLQETRILQETYLEGFKDGIRWLSEQRSGTNSA
- a CDS encoding site-specific integrase encodes the protein MRETTITTQKRRPEPLITKYLSNPDTKRWFDNLSRGSKLTATQRLYKLVNFCRDHDITPISLVELARKDRLIVSDLIQDHIAAMEEAGRAPSYIRSVYTAVKSWLSYFDIELHRRIKVANADVATTLASERVPTGEEMFEILSRAPLREGAIISLMAKAGLRPETLGNYDATDGLTIRDLPDLVIQQGTARFLRCPPMIIVRKSLSKARHQYFTFITTQGAKKLLAYLNDRLHSGEVLTPYTPIVAPDHRYHYGRLGNKGKTFLTTKQICRRIREVLRPRFRFRPYVFRAYFDTQLLIAEARGRIAHDFRVFFMGHKGSIEAKYTTNKGVLPEALIDEMRSSFERSEEFLDLEAVNEDPLEKQKEEIKAKIERLTPEEIGKVQEMLRLLSICKPNPSKE